DNA sequence from the Candidatus Limnocylindrales bacterium genome:
GGCCCCATGCGCAAGATCGGTATGCGTTCCATGATCAGTCCGCCGCCTGCCTGCGCGTCGCCGTGTTGCGAGTGACCGTGTAGCCGACGCGCCGGAGCGCCAGCGCCAGCGCGTCGGCCAGCGTCGACTTGGTGACCACGCCCTGCAGATCCACGCCGAGGTGCACGATGGTCTGCGCGATCTGCGGCCGCACGCCGCTGACGATGCAGTCGGCGCCCATCAGCCGGATCGCCGTCACCGTCTTGAGCAGATGCTGCGCCACCAGCGTATCGACCGTGGGTACGCCGGTGATGTCGATGATGGCCAGCTCGGAGCCGGTGTCGACGATCCGCTGCAGCAGGGACTCCATCACCACCTGCGTTCGCGAGCTGTCGAGCGTGCCGATCATGGGCAGTGCCAGCACGCCATCCCACAGCTTGACCACCGGCGTGGACAGCTCGAGCAGCTCGAGCTGCTGGCGCTGGATGACGTCCTCGCGCGTGCGCTGGTAGGAACGAACCGTGTAAAGGCCGAGGTCGTCGACGATCGTGCTGATGCGCCAGGTCGTGGCTGCCAGGTCGCCCGGCGCGTTCGCGTACTGGCGCTGGGTCAGGTCGAACAGCGGCTTCTTGAGCGAGAACAGGAAGGTGGCCGTTTCCGAGGACGAGAAGCCCTGCAGACAGCGCGAGCGCGAGATGTCCTCGAGGAAATCGCGCATCGCCGACCACGAGGGGGATTCCAGATCGTCGGTGCCGGTGGCGATCGCTTTGGTCAGCAGCTGCAGGAACTCTCGGGTCTGCGCGTGCAGCTCGGAGGTCGAGATCTTCTTCGACGATGTTCTTTCCAGCTCCGTCTGCCACTGGCGCAGCACCGTGTCCTGGTTCTGCTCGAGAAGGGCCGCAACATCGGTGGTCGGATCGGGCATACAAGTGTCCTCACGCATTCGTCTGGGCACTGCCGCGGCGGCGGTGCTTGAATGTCCTGTTCGCGACGGTGTCGGTTCCGCTCGAGCCTGCCGGCCATCCCGCCCGTTGCATTGGCAGGACCTGGCGCCTCCGTGGCCTTGCTCGGATCGCAGGCCGCTTCCTTGTCTCAATGCCGCTGCACGGTCGAGAGCGCCAACGAACGACCCACCCCTCCAAGGGACGGCGGCTCGTACGAACGGCAGCGTTCCAACCTCGGAACGTTGCGACGCGGCTCCGCTCTCGCACTGACGATGCTGCGGGCCTCGATCAGGCGTAGTTGGGAGGCAACGAATTGTGGACCGCCGTGGCGGCCGTCGCCGCATGGGCTGTGCCGACGCTCATCTGATTCAGGGCATTGACCAGGTCGCCGGCTGCGTACAAGCCCGGAATCGACGTCTGCTGGTGGTCATCGACCAGAAGCTCGCCGTTCTCGTCATGGTCGGCTCCGAGCGTGATCGCCAGGCCGGTTCGCGCCTTGCAGCCCAGCATCGGATACAGCGTGTCGAAGATCCTGCGCTGGCCGCTCTCGAACGTGACGACCACTCCCGCATCCTCGTTGGCGCTGATGGCGCGGACCGGATCGGTCACCACGCGCACGCCGGTGTTCTCGAGCTCGAGGCGCGACCGCTCGTCGCCGCTCTGCTGGACGATCAAGGTCAGGCGCGACGTGTAGGTGCGCAGGAACGTCGCGTGGCTGAGACCGCTTGCCGGATCGGGAACGAAGACCGCCACGTTCTTGTCCACGACCTCGAAAGCGTCGCAGATCGGGCACCAGCGCACGCGGCCGGCCAGCGTCGCCTGCCGGAGGTCGGGGATCTCGACGCAGTTGTCGATGACGCCGCTGGCGAGGATCACGGTGCGGGCACGGATCGTGTCGGCGCCGACGGAGGCGACGAAGAGATCGCCGGTCTTTTGCAAAGCCTCCACACAGCCGGTGCGGATCCTGGTCCCGTACCGCTGGGCCTGCTCGCGAAGCCGCGAGAGCAGCTCGCCCCCGGCGATGCCGTCGGGAAAGCCGGGAAAGTTGTGGGTCACCGGGATCAGCGCCGCGCGGCTGTCGCCGGCGTCGACGACCAGAAAGCGGCGGCGATAGCGAGCCAGGTAGATGGCGGCGGTCAGGCCGGCCGGACCACCGCCGACGATCAGGCAATCCAGCGGCGCCGCAGTGGTGTCGTTCGCCGTCATAAAGGGGAGGCGCCGGGCGGGCGCCGCAGAATCCGAGCCTAACATGCATGGCGGCGATAGCCGGTCGTGCCGGGCCCTTCGCGGCACCGACCGGGGAGGAGAACCTCATTCTCTGCGCAGGTGCGGGCGTGCCTGGAGCCGGCGGTGTTTTGGAAACTTGACGCCGGCGTCAAGGGCGTGTACCCAAGAGCTATCCATCCCGCCCGCCGCACGCCCGCGGCCACCGCGCGGACCGCCAAGGCCGCGACGAGGAGGCACCATGCCCGAGCCCGCCGCCCGCCCCGAGCATTTCGACGTAGCCATTGTGGGTGCCGGACTCTCCGGCATCGGCGCCGCCTATCACCTGCAGACGCGATGCCCGGGCAAGACCTACGCCATCCTGGAGGGCCGTGACGCCATCGGCGGCACCTGGGACCTGTTCCGCTATCCAGGCATCCGCTCCGACAGCGACATGTACACCCTCGGCTATTCCTTCAAGCCGTGGCGGGCGGCCAGGGCCATCGCCGACGGCCCATCGATCCTTCAGTACGTGCGCGAGACGGCGCAGGACAACGGCATCGACGAGCACATCCGGTTCCGCCATCTGGTCCGGCGCGTGTCGTGGTCGAGCCACGACGCGCGGTGGACGGTGGAAGCCGAATGCGACGGCCGCACCGTCTCGCTGACGTGCAGCTTCCTCTTCATGTGCGCCGGCTACTATCGCTACAGCGACGGGTATACGCCCGACTTCGCCGGAATGGACGCCTACGAAGGGCGCCTGGTGCATCCGCAGAAGTGGCCGCAGGACCTCGACTACGGCGGCAAGCGGGTGATCGTCATCGGAAGCGGCGCCACGGCCGTCACTCTGGTGCCCGCGATGGCACGGACCGCGGCGCACGTGACGATGCTGCAGCGCTCGCCGACGTACGTGGTTTCGCGTCCGGGCGAGGACGCCATCGCCAACTGGCTGCGCACGGTCCTGCCCGCAACGACGGCGTATGCGCTGACGCGCTGGAAGAACGTCCTGCTGCAGCTCTTCTTCTACAACTGGGCGCGCTCGCGGCCCGAGCGCGTCAAGCGGGCGCTGGTCGCCAAGGTGCGCGAGATTCTCGGCCCCGATTACGACGTCGCCACCCACTTCACGCCGCGCTACAACCCGTGGGACCAGCGCCTCTGCCTCGTCCCTGACGACGACCTGTTCGACGCGATCAAGCAGGGCAGCGCCTCGGTGGAGACGGGCCACATCGAGACCTTCACCAGGACCGGCGTTCGTCTGACCGATGGGCGCGAGCTGGAAGCCGACATCATCGTCACGGCAACGGGGCTGGTGCTGGAGCTGCTCGGCGGGAGCGAGGTCTTCGTCGACGGCCAGCGCATCGAGTTCAGTCGCACGCTCACCTACAAGGGCATGATGTACAGCGACGTGCCCAACCTCGCCTCCGCGTTCGGCTACACCAATGCTTCCTGGACGCTCAAGTGCGATCTGACCTGCGAGTACGTGTGCCGCCTGCTGCGCCACATGGACCGCGGCGGCTACGTGCAGGCCACGCCCCGCCTGACCGAGCCCATGGAGACCGAGCCGTGGCTCGATTTCACCTCGGGCTACGTGCAGCGCTCGGTCGCGCGCTTCCCACGGCAGGGCAAGCGTACGCCCTGGCGCCTGCATCAGAACTACGCGCGCGACCTGGCGATGATCCGCTTCGGAGCGATCGACGACGGCGTCATGGAGTTTCGCGGTGGCGTGCCGGACGACCGGCAGCGCTCGTTGCGGCCGTTGCCGGCGCCCGCGCTCATTCCCCGCGCTTCTGGATGTTTGCCCACTCGTCCTTGAGGGTCACCGTGCGGTTGAACACGGGGCGGGCGGAAGTCGAATCGGGGTCGACGCAGAAGTAGCCGAGACGCTCGAACTGATAACGCTCGCCGGGGGTGGCCGAGGCCAGAACCGGCTCGAGCCTGGCATCATCGATCACTTCCAGGGATTTCGCGTTGAGCTGCTCGAACGGCGAGCGGCCTTCCTCGACCTGCGCCGGATTGTCGACGCTGAAGAGCGTGTCGTAGAGGCGAACCTCGCCCTGCACCGCGGTCTCGGCGGCGACCCAGTGCAGCGTCGCCTTGACCTTGCGACCGTCGGGCGAGTTGCCGCCGCGGCTGGCCGGATCGTACGTGCAGCGCAGCTCCACGATGTTGCCGGCCTCGTCCTTCACGGCCTGGCGGCAGGTGATGAAGTAGGCGTAGCGCAGGCGCACTTCGCGGCCCGGCGCCAGACGGAAGAATTTCTTGGGCGGGTCCTCCATGAAGTCGTCACGCTCGATGTAGAGCTCGCGGCCGAACGGCACGATGCGCGTGCCCGCGGAGGCGTCCTCGGGGTTGTTGATCGCTTCGAGCTCGTCGGTCTGCCCTTCCGGCCAGTTCTCGATGACGACCTTGAGCGGACGCAGCACCGCCATCACGCGCGGCGCGGTGCGGTTGAGCTCGCTGCGCACCTCGTACTCGAGCTGGCCGAGCTGCACGAGGTTGTCGCGCCTGGCCACGCCGATGCTCTCGCAGAAGGCGCGCAGCGCCTGCGGCGGATAGCCGCGCCGGCGCATGCCCGAGATCGTCGGCATGCGCGGGTCGTCCCAGCCCTTGACGTGACCGCCTTCGACGAGGCCGCGCAGGATGCGCTTGCTCATCACCGTGCGCGTCAGATTCAGCCGCGCGAACTCGTACTGGCGAGGCCGCGCGTTCTTGCCGAGCGGCGTCAGGTCGACGTTGTCGAGGACCCAGTCGTACAGCGCACGGTTGGGCACGAATTCGAGCGTGCAGATCGAGTGCGTCACGCCTTCGATGGCGTCCGAGAGGCAGTGCGCGAAGTCGTACATCGGATAAATGCAC
Encoded proteins:
- a CDS encoding NAD(P)/FAD-dependent oxidoreductase; the encoded protein is MTANDTTAAPLDCLIVGGGPAGLTAAIYLARYRRRFLVVDAGDSRAALIPVTHNFPGFPDGIAGGELLSRLREQAQRYGTRIRTGCVEALQKTGDLFVASVGADTIRARTVILASGVIDNCVEIPDLRQATLAGRVRWCPICDAFEVVDKNVAVFVPDPASGLSHATFLRTYTSRLTLIVQQSGDERSRLELENTGVRVVTDPVRAISANEDAGVVVTFESGQRRIFDTLYPMLGCKARTGLAITLGADHDENGELLVDDHQQTSIPGLYAAGDLVNALNQMSVGTAHAATAATAVHNSLPPNYA
- a CDS encoding STAS domain-containing protein, with translation MPDPTTDVAALLEQNQDTVLRQWQTELERTSSKKISTSELHAQTREFLQLLTKAIATGTDDLESPSWSAMRDFLEDISRSRCLQGFSSSETATFLFSLKKPLFDLTQRQYANAPGDLAATTWRISTIVDDLGLYTVRSYQRTREDVIQRQQLELLELSTPVVKLWDGVLALPMIGTLDSSRTQVVMESLLQRIVDTGSELAIIDITGVPTVDTLVAQHLLKTVTAIRLMGADCIVSGVRPQIAQTIVHLGVDLQGVVTKSTLADALALALRRVGYTVTRNTATRRQAAD
- a CDS encoding glutamine--tRNA ligase/YqeY domain fusion protein encodes the protein MSTPNKPSAPASSGAAIGTTASAAAPTGANESPAPAGASASSPGPAGARGEAGGGGDFIRQIIASDVAAGRNGGAVVTRFPPEPNGYLHVGHAKSIVLNFGVAAEFGGRCHLRMDDTNPSREDVEYVQAIMEDVRWLGFDWGAHFYHAADYFERIYLFAEELIGKGKAFVCDLSADELREYRGTLTEPGRPSPYRDRSGQESLDLFRRMRAGEFPNGARTLRARIDMASPNIVMRDPVLYRIQHSSHHRTGDAWCIYPMYDFAHCLSDAIEGVTHSICTLEFVPNRALYDWVLDNVDLTPLGKNARPRQYEFARLNLTRTVMSKRILRGLVEGGHVKGWDDPRMPTISGMRRRGYPPQALRAFCESIGVARRDNLVQLGQLEYEVRSELNRTAPRVMAVLRPLKVVIENWPEGQTDELEAINNPEDASAGTRIVPFGRELYIERDDFMEDPPKKFFRLAPGREVRLRYAYFITCRQAVKDEAGNIVELRCTYDPASRGGNSPDGRKVKATLHWVAAETAVQGEVRLYDTLFSVDNPAQVEEGRSPFEQLNAKSLEVIDDARLEPVLASATPGERYQFERLGYFCVDPDSTSARPVFNRTVTLKDEWANIQKRGE
- a CDS encoding NAD(P)/FAD-dependent oxidoreductase, which encodes MPEPAARPEHFDVAIVGAGLSGIGAAYHLQTRCPGKTYAILEGRDAIGGTWDLFRYPGIRSDSDMYTLGYSFKPWRAARAIADGPSILQYVRETAQDNGIDEHIRFRHLVRRVSWSSHDARWTVEAECDGRTVSLTCSFLFMCAGYYRYSDGYTPDFAGMDAYEGRLVHPQKWPQDLDYGGKRVIVIGSGATAVTLVPAMARTAAHVTMLQRSPTYVVSRPGEDAIANWLRTVLPATTAYALTRWKNVLLQLFFYNWARSRPERVKRALVAKVREILGPDYDVATHFTPRYNPWDQRLCLVPDDDLFDAIKQGSASVETGHIETFTRTGVRLTDGRELEADIIVTATGLVLELLGGSEVFVDGQRIEFSRTLTYKGMMYSDVPNLASAFGYTNASWTLKCDLTCEYVCRLLRHMDRGGYVQATPRLTEPMETEPWLDFTSGYVQRSVARFPRQGKRTPWRLHQNYARDLAMIRFGAIDDGVMEFRGGVPDDRQRSLRPLPAPALIPRASGCLPTRP